In Papaver somniferum cultivar HN1 chromosome 1, ASM357369v1, whole genome shotgun sequence, a genomic segment contains:
- the LOC113359615 gene encoding serpin-Z1B-like, which yields MKLVKDVWLREPKNKNFVFSPFSIDSALGLLAFGASGETLEQILGFLNSGSLDHLNSVNSKLIESLCESRTEPKLSFAGGVWIEKSCSIKPSFEEVATAVYKAKAKTVDFKNKSKKVQKKVNEWVEKQTNGLIKNLLPDGAVDESTKFILANALYFKGCWSRNPFAEMLTKKSKFYILDGGKSVQVPFMSSVQCQYITCYDSFRILKLPYECSGTHKYARGPSFSMYIVLPEQRYGLGELISLVPPGEFKVPKFKLLFDFEASSVLKKLGIVFPFDKSQAEPTDMANIDGTRKYSTLHVDKVFHKCFVEVDEKGTEAAASTAVHMVCCALTPRPCPRPTPPRVDFVGDHPFMFIIRKKQIGVVLFMGHVLNPLLNS from the exons ATGAAACTAGTGAAAGATGTCTGGTTAAGGGAGCCGAAGAACAAGAATTTTGTATTCTCTCCCTTTTCAATCGACAGTGCTCTAGGTTTACTAGCTTTTGGAGCAAGTGGTGAAACCTTAGAACAGATATTAGGGTTCCTCAACTCCGGAAGCCTCGACCATCTGAATTCTGTCAACTCTAAACTTATTGAATCCTTATGCGAATCACGGACTGAACCTAAACTTTCTTTTGCTGGCGGCGTTTGGATTGAAAAATCTTGCTCTATTAAACCTTCATTCGAAGAAGTTGCCACCGCAGTATACAAAGCCAAAGCCAAAACTGTGGATTTCAAAAATAAG agCAAAAAGGTGCAGAAGAAGGTAAATGAATGGGTGGAAAAGCAAACAAATGGATTAATCAAAAATCTTCTTCCTGACGGAGCAGTCGATGAAAGTACAAAATTTATATTGGCGAATGCACTCTATTTTAAAGGATGTTGGAGTCGGAATCCGTTTGCTGAAATGTTAACCAAGAAATCAAAGTTTTATATTCTAGATGGGGGAAAATCAGTACAAGTTCCCTTTATGTCGTCCGTTCAATGCCAATATATTACTTGTTATGATAGCTTCAGAATACTTAAACTCCCATATGAGTGTTCAGGAACACATAAATATGCCCGTGGTCCAAGTTTTTCAATGTATATAGTTTTACCTGAGCAACGATATGGACTTGGTGAACTTATA AGTTTGGTGCCACCGGGAGAATTTAAGGTTCCGAAATTCAAACTCCTTTTTGATTTCGAAGCATCAAGTGTACTCAAGAAATTGGgaatagtttttccttttgacaaaTCTCAAGCTGAGCCGACGGACATGGCGAACATTGATGGTACTAGAAAATATAGTACTCTTCATGttgacaaagtttttcacaaGTGTTTTGTTGAAGTTGATGAAAAAGGAACCGAAGCTGCTGCTTCTACTGCCGTGCATATGGTGTGTTGTGCGTTGACTCCTCGTCCTTGTCCTCGTCCAACTCCTCCTCGTGTTGATTTTGTGGGAGACCATCCTTTCATGTTCATTATCAGAAAGAAGCAGATTGGTGTGGTGTTGTTCATGGGGCATGTCCTTAACCCTTTGCTAAATTCCTGA
- the LOC113359626 gene encoding serpin-Z2B-like, with protein sequence MGTIFPFDKYQAELSEVVNIDIATTNKLHVDKVFHKCFVEVDEKGTEAAVTTAVKAHVECCMMRPRTPPPRVDFVEDLPFMFIIGEEQSGDVLFMGHVLNPLLN encoded by the coding sequence ATGGGTACGATTTTTCCTTTTGATAAATATCAAGCTGAGCTGTCGGAGGTGGTCAATATCGATATTGCTACTACTAATAAGCTTCATGttgacaaagtttttcacaaGTGTTTTGTGGAAGTTGATGAAAAAGGAACTGAAGCTGCTGTTACTACTGCCGTTAAGGCGCATGTGGAGTGTTGCATGATGCGTCCTCGTACACCTCCTCCTCGTGTTGATTTTGTGGAAGATCTtcctttcatgttcatcatcGGAGAAGAGCAAAGTGGTGATGTGTTGTTTATGGGACATGTTCTTAATCCTTTGTTAAATTAG
- the LOC113359632 gene encoding serpin-Z2A-like: protein MENKLKVNPPLFKVDGSSSTKRTVKKSKLPETSNKSAANSCMKLVQDVWLKESENKNFVFSPFSIENALGLLASGASGETLKQILGFLNTESLDHLSTLNSLSRYAKRELNTNFLLLAAFGLKNLVLLNLHSKKLPPQYTKLKPKLLIIKISKKEQKKVNKWVEKKTNGLIKNLLPDGAVDERTKVILANALYFKGCWGRNPFDETLTKKSKCSGTHENARDPSFSMYIVLPEQRDGLGELIAEVSSNPASFLNTYVPVSQSLVPPGELKVPKFKILFDFEASRVLKELGIVSPFDESQAELTEMVNIDGTSKYIDEKGTEAAASTAVTGVVCCMMRPRTPPRRVDFAADHPFMFIIREEQSGVVLFMGHVLNPLLSS, encoded by the exons ATGGAAAACAAACTAAAAGTAAACCCTCCGTTATTCAAAGTTGATGGATCATCGTCGACAAAAAGAACTGTGAAAAAATCAAAGCTACCAGAAACTAGCAACAAAAGCGCTGCTAATTCATGTATGAAACTAGTGCAAGATGTCTGGTTAAAGGAGTCGGAAAATAAGAATTTTGTATTCTCTCCGTTCTCAATCGAAAATGCTCTAGGTTTACTAGCTTCTGGAGCAAGTGGTGAAACCTTAAAACAGATATTAGGCTTCCTCAACACTGAAAGCCTCGACCATTTGTCAACTTTAAACTCATTGAGTCGATATGCGAAGCGCGAACTGAACACAAATTTTCTTTTATTGGCGGCGTTTGGATTGAAAAATCTTGTCCTATTAAACCTTCATTCCAAGAAGTTGCCACCGCAGTATACAAAGCTAAAGCCGAAACTGTTGATTATAAAAATAAG CAAAAAGGAGCAGAAGAAGGTGAATAAATGggttgaaaagaaaacaaatggaTTAATTAAAAATCTTCTTCCCGACGGAGCAGTCGATGAACGTACTAAAGTTATATTGGCGAATGCACTCTATTTCAAAGGATGTTGGGGTCGAAATCCGTTTGATGAAACGCTAACCAAGAAATCGAA ATGTTCTGGAACACACGAAAATGCCCGTGATCCAAGTTTTTCTATGTATATAGTTTTGCCTGAGCAACGAGATGGACTTGGTGAACTTATTGCAGAGGTGAGTTCTAATCCCGCTAGTTTTCTGAATACATATGTCCCTGTCAGTCAGAGCTTGGTGCCACCGGGAGAATTGAAGGTTCCGAAATTCAAAATCCTTTTTGATTTTGAAGCATCAAGAGTACTCAAAGAACTGGGTATAGTTTCGCCTTTTGATGAATCTCAAGCTGAGCTGACGGAGATGGTGAATATTGATGGTACTAGTAAATACA TTGATGAAAAAGGAACTGAAGCTGCTGCTTCTACTGCTGTTACGGGTGTGGTGTGTTGCATGATGCGTCCTCGTACACCTCCTCGTCGTGTTGATTTTGCGGCAGATCATCCTTTCATGTTCATTATCAGAGAGGAGCAAAGTGGTGTGGTGTTGTTCATGGGGCATGTCCTGAATCCTTTGTTGAGTTCGTGA
- the LOC113315180 gene encoding riboflavin biosynthesis protein PYRR, chloroplastic-like, whose amino-acid sequence MAFSLMGAAFQPPIVCNIKNNYNNNNSYSLEANHIRRAAEIADKSAGFTSPHPNFGCVIAKGVNIVGEGFLYAQGTKCAELQAVEAARELSNGATAYLNMEPGDCHGDQTAVSALIKAGISRVVLGIRHPLKHLRGNAIRSLRSEGVQVDVLGEDLQSQSIEEALKSCFLVNAPLLYRAASRVPFSVLKYAMTLDGKIAASSGHAWWISSKESRHRVFEIRGRCDAIIVGGNTVRRDDPKLTARHGGGHTPVRIVMSQTLNLPEVANLWDVSEVRTIVTTQRGARKSFQKLLASKGVEVVEFDILNTRSVMEYCYDRGYLSVLWECGGTLAASAISSGCVHKVYAFVAPKIIGGKNAPTPVGELGMVEMSQALNLIDVSFEQIGPDMLVTGFLQPIPDLTPVIPSIDETSAIDPSLTPYEASIKFFYKTWDPYGAFSNFSAHPLQMPDGNGGYLTWPSVEHYYQAHKFAGVDEPVAKDCVEQIKSAKSPEEAARIGRVLQRKHPNLVRSDWDTAKIEVMYRALKCKFSIYPHLNSMLLSTEGSVLVEASPHDLFWGGGREGEGLNYLGRLLMQLRSEFLGEPSTSISQ is encoded by the exons ATGGCGTTTTCATTGATGGGTGCTGCTTTTCAACCCCCAATCGTCTGCAACATCAAGAACAATTACAATAACAACAATAGTTATTCACTTGAAGCTAATCATATTCGAAGAGCAGCAGAAATTGCTGATAAATCTGCTGGATTTACATCTCCACATCCAAACTTTGGATGTGTAATTGCAAAGGGTGTGAATATTGTTGGAGAAGGGTTTTTATATGCTCAAGGTACTAAATGTGCTGAATTACAAGCAGTTGAAGCTGCTAGAGAATTATCTAATGGTGCTACTGCTTATCTTAATATGGAACCTGGTGATTGTCATGGTGATCAAACTGCTGTTTCTGCCTTAATTAAG GCAGGAATCTCAAGAGTTGTTCTGGGAATCAGACACCCATTAAAGCATCTTCGAGGCAATGCTATACGTTCACTAAGAAGTGAAGGAGTTCAGGTTGATGTTCTTGGAGAGGATTTGCAGAGTCAATCAATTGAG GAAGCTTTGAAATCATGTTTCCTGGTGAATGCTCCTTTACTCTACAGAGCTGCTTCCCGAGTTCCCTTCTCTGTTCTCAAGTATGCTATGACCCTTGATG GAAAAATTGCAGCTAGTAGTGGACATGCATGGTGGATCAGCAGCAAAGAATCTAGGCATCGGGTATTTGAAATTCGAGGCAGATGTGATGCCATAATTGTAGGAGGAAATACCGTCCGCCGCGATG ATCCGAAGCTAACAGCAAGACATGGAGGTGGGCATACGCCTGTAAGGATAGTTATGTCACAAACTCTAAATCTTCCTGAGGTTGCGAACCTTTGGGATGTCTCCGAGGTACGCACTATAGTTACGACACAGAGGGGTGCAAGAAAGAGTTTCCAGAAATTACTTGCTTCTAAAGGAGTTGAAGTGGTCGAGTTTGACATTTTAAACACAAGGAGTGTCATGGAGTATTGCTATGATCGTGGATACCTTTCAGTTTTGTGGGAATGCGGAGGGACTTTAGCTGCTTCTGCTATATCTTCTGGTTGTGTACACAAG GTTTATGCATTTGTTGCTCCCAAAATCATTGGTGGAAAAAATGCTCCAACCCCTGTTGGTGAACTTGGAATGGTTGAGATGTCACAAGCACTGAACTTGATCGATGTTTCCTTTGAGCAG ATTGGTCCGGACATGCTTGTTACTGGATTTCTTCAGCCCATTCCAGACTTGACACCCGTAATCCCTTCGATTGATGAAACTTCAGCAATTGATCCAAGTTTGACTCCCTACGAAGCAAGCATCAAATTCTTCTACAAGACATGGGACCCTTATGGAGCTTTCTCAAACTTCTCTGCTCATCCTTTACAAATGCCTGATGGAAATGGAGGTTATTTGACATGGCCAAGTGTTGAGCATTATTATCAG GCACACAAATTTGCTGGTGTTGATGAGCCTGTGGCAAAAGATTGTGTTGAACAAATAAAATCTGCAAAGAGCCCCGAAGAAGCTGCACGTATTGGAAGGGTACTGCAAAGGAAACATCCTAATTTG GTTAGATCTGATTGGGACACTGCGAAAATTGAGGTGATGTACAGAGCTCTGAAATGCAAGTTCTCTATCTACCCTCATTTGAATTCAATGTTACTGTCCACGGAAGGATCTGTTCTTGTTGAAGCCTCACCGCATGATCTTTTCTGGGGTGGAGGACGGGAGGGAGAAGGCCTAAATTACCTCGGCCGGTTGTTAATGCAGTTGAGGTCAGAGTTTTTGGGAGAGCCTTCTACTTCAATTTCACAGTAA